From the genome of Symphalangus syndactylus isolate Jambi chromosome 5, NHGRI_mSymSyn1-v2.1_pri, whole genome shotgun sequence, one region includes:
- the LOC129482521 gene encoding uncharacterized protein isoform X2, protein MDGITTTVPRTHLSLDCCIMRDNGRDESIEKQKTHGIIGHSPWMRTERPPHVCISPPHSTPSNSLFSGHTQRLGSSQICPMGSTGAACLLAMTSHLICLLCTLAASQGLFKGQRSYSQGGFCGRKPGSSAPVMGHPEHSKWKCVLWTPTCLGHSPHPDRPSPSLPCRAARHHQLPRCRPKGSCPGQRRLGEGEERRTKN, encoded by the exons TTCCAAGGACGCATCTATCTTTAGACTGCTGTATTATGAGAGACAATGGGAGAGATGAGAGCATCGAGAAACAAAAG ACTCATGGAATCATAGGACATTCGCCTTGGATGAGAACAGAGAGGCCACCCCATGTGTGTATTTCCCCACCCCATTCAACCCCCAGCAACTCACTTTTCTCTGGACACACGCAGAGACTTGGGAGCAGTCAGATATGCCCTATGGGAAGCACAGGAGCTGCCTGCCTGCTTGCAATGACCAGCCATTTGATTTGCCTGCTCTGTACCCTGGCTGCATCTCAAGGTCTCTTCAAGGGACAAAGAAGTTACAGTCAGGGTGGTTTCTGTGGACGGAAGCCTGGCAGCTCAGCACCTGTCATGGGCCACCCTGAACACAGCAAGTGGAAATGCGTCCTCTGGACCCCCACCTGCCTGGGACACTCACCTCATCCTGACAGGCCCAGCCCTTCTCTGCCATGCCGTGCTGCGAGGCACCACCAATTGCCAAGGTGTAGGCCGAAGGGCAGCTGCCCAGGGCAACGGAGACTTGGGGAAGGTGAAGAAAGGAGAACCAAGAATTAA
- the LOC129482521 gene encoding uncharacterized protein isoform X1 has protein sequence MAPLLVLCLPGGLERSSELKLHAVPRTHLSLDCCIMRDNGRDESIEKQKTHGIIGHSPWMRTERPPHVCISPPHSTPSNSLFSGHTQRLGSSQICPMGSTGAACLLAMTSHLICLLCTLAASQGLFKGQRSYSQGGFCGRKPGSSAPVMGHPEHSKWKCVLWTPTCLGHSPHPDRPSPSLPCRAARHHQLPRCRPKGSCPGQRRLGEGEERRTKN, from the exons ATGGCACCTCTCCTCGTGCTGTGCCTTCCTGGAGGCTTAGAAAGGAGTTCGGAGCTCAAACTGCATGCTG TTCCAAGGACGCATCTATCTTTAGACTGCTGTATTATGAGAGACAATGGGAGAGATGAGAGCATCGAGAAACAAAAG ACTCATGGAATCATAGGACATTCGCCTTGGATGAGAACAGAGAGGCCACCCCATGTGTGTATTTCCCCACCCCATTCAACCCCCAGCAACTCACTTTTCTCTGGACACACGCAGAGACTTGGGAGCAGTCAGATATGCCCTATGGGAAGCACAGGAGCTGCCTGCCTGCTTGCAATGACCAGCCATTTGATTTGCCTGCTCTGTACCCTGGCTGCATCTCAAGGTCTCTTCAAGGGACAAAGAAGTTACAGTCAGGGTGGTTTCTGTGGACGGAAGCCTGGCAGCTCAGCACCTGTCATGGGCCACCCTGAACACAGCAAGTGGAAATGCGTCCTCTGGACCCCCACCTGCCTGGGACACTCACCTCATCCTGACAGGCCCAGCCCTTCTCTGCCATGCCGTGCTGCGAGGCACCACCAATTGCCAAGGTGTAGGCCGAAGGGCAGCTGCCCAGGGCAACGGAGACTTGGGGAAGGTGAAGAAAGGAGAACCAAGAATTAA